DNA from Thermomicrobium roseum DSM 5159:
TGGGGAAAAAGGTCCGGTTCGCTCCGGTCGAGCGCTCGACTCCGACCGATCGGAACGAGGTGCTCGCGTTCGGTTCCGTCTCCGACAAAGCTCCGAGACGAGAGCGAGTGTTTTCGGGGAGTCCGACAGTATCGACGAAACCAGCATCCTCGCTGGCGATTCCTCCAGCAGGCTGGAGGATGGATGAGCGAGGCTTTCCGAACAGACTTTAGTAATAAATCCTATACTACCCTCGGCTCGACGATGAAGCGCGGGGACGAGAGTCGAACGGAGGTTGGAATGTGTTCGGGGATAAGAATGACGCGGCGCTCGCTACTCGGCTTGGGATGTGCCGCGGCCAGCGGGATTCTAACAGCGTGTGCAGGGGCGACGACGAGATCGGTTCCGGGTTCGCCCGCGGGGACGGTGAAGGAAGCATCTCCCCGGTCGATGGCGACGGCTACACCGGCATCTTCCGTGACGGGTGAGCCGGTACGGGTCGGTCTGTTGGTTGCTTTGTCCGGCCCCTTCGCTTCCCACGAGGGAGCATTTGGTCCGCGGGCTCGAACTCGCACTCGATGAGGTCGATGGGCAAGCCGCTGGGCGAGCGATCATCGTACGGGTCGAGGACAGTGCGGGGAATCCCGAACAAGCTGTGGCGAAGGCGCGTCAGCGCGTGGAGCGCGAACGTGTCCATATCCTCGCCGGCGTGACGCTGAGCAGCGAGGCCGGGGCACTCCGCGATTCCGTCGTTGCCGCTGGTATTCCGCTTCTCGTGAGGAATGCCGGGCTACCAGGCTTGACGCGTGATCCCAAACGGCGCAGCCCGCTCATCTTCCGTGTCTTCTTCGCCAATGGGCAACACGAGGCTCCCTTCGGTCGCTACGCCGACGAGAAGCTCGGCGACCGCCGCGTTGTCCTGACCGGCTTGGACTACTCGGCCGGGCACGACAAGCTCGGGGCATTCGGTCGCCATTTCCAGGCAGCAGGAGGGAGGATCGTCGGCGAGGTGTTTGCACCGGTCGACACGGCCGACTATGGACCCTACCTGCAGCGGATCCGGCAACACGATGCTGATGCAGTTTTTGCTTTCTACTCCGGGGTCGATGCAGTGCGCTTCGTCTAGCAATATGCCGAGTTTAGCTTGCTGGAGCGGTCACCCCTCTTCGGTTCAGGTGAGACGGTCGACGAGAGCATCCTTGCGGAACAAGGTGAGGCCGGGCTGGGGTTCGTCAGTTCCTCGCACTAGGCGGTACTGTACGACTCGCCCGAAAACCGCCAACTCGTCCAGCGGTGCCACGAGCGCCTCGGTGTCGGGGCGAACCAGTTCGTCAATCAGGGTTACCTGACCGGTCGCGTGATGACCGAGGCGCTCCGTGCGGTCGATGGAGCAGTTGAGGAACGGGGGCGATTCCTCGCTGCACTCCGAGCAGTCGAGTTCACTGGTCCAACCGGTCGGTTCCGCTTCTACCCGGAATCCCAAGGTGCCGTGATCACCGTCTTCGTACGTCGTGTCGAGCGACTGCCGAACGGTGAGTTGGGCAACGTCATGCTCGACCGAGTCCGCGATGTCGACGATGTCTCGTTCTGACGCGGGTGCGAGCGGTTCGTGGGGCATCGACTCGGTTGCGGCGACACCTGTGATCCGGCTGTGCAGTGGCACCGTGACTTCCCCTGCCGGTCCGCACTCGTGCGCTTCTACTCTGTGGCGGCGGGTTACTCTCCCTGCGATCCGATCGAGGCGAGCATTGCGAGGGAGCGGGGGTGGAGCGTGCGCTGGCGATTAGGCGAATGCTGGTGTCTCCAAGGGTCGACCGGATCTGTCCACCCAGGAGAGCCGGTACCGATTGCGGCCTCAGGGGTTCCGTCGCATACTTGAGGCGAATCGGCGCGCCGGCTCGATCGGTTTCGCTGTGCCGGTGCGTGATCGAGAGAGGATTGCTCCCATGGACCGTGCAACGATCCGGAGCCGTCTCGTCGAGATCGTCGGCTCGGATGGAGTGCTCGACGATCCCGAAGAACTCCTCGTGTACGAATACGACGCATCGGACGAAGTCTTTGCGGGGCATCATCGCCCGGATTTCGCAGTACTCCCGCGTACGGCGGAGCAGGTGAGTGCGGTCGTGCGCCTGGCGAACGAGTTCGGGATTCCGGTTGTCCCACGCGGTGCTGGCACCGGGCTCGCTGGTGGAGCGCTGGCTCTGCGGGGTGGGATCGTCGTGGTCGTCACCCGGATGAATCGGATTCTGGAAGTCAACGAGCAGGATGGCTATGCCATCGTCGAGCCGGGGGTCATCAACCTCGAACTCACGCAGGCATTACAGCCGCGAGGTTATTTTTTCGCTCCCGACCCAGCTTCCCAGCGTGCCTGCACGATCGGTGGGAACGTCGGGAACAACTCCGGTGGGCCGCATTGTCTCAAGTACGGAGTGACGACGAATCACATCCTCGGTTTGGAGGTCGTCCTGCCGGACGGTGAGCGGATCTGGACCGGTGGACCGGTTCCCGAGACGCCGGGCGTCGATCTGACCGGTGTGCTGGTCGGTTCCGAGGGGACCCTCGGCATCGTCACCAAGGTGATGGTGCGGCTGACGCGACTCCCCGAGGCAGTGAGCGTGCTGTTGGCGGCTTTCCCGAACATCGAGTCGGCCTCGCATGCCACCTCGGCGATCATCGCAGCGGGGATGCTCCCGGCAGCACTGGAAATGATGGATCAACTGACGATCAAGGCGGTCGAGGATGCGTTTCATGCCGGCTACCCGCGTGAGGCGGGGGCGGTGCTGCTCGTCGAACTCGATGGCCTGCAGGAAATCGTCGCGGAGAATACCAGCCGGGTCGCTGAGCTCTGTCGCCAGCATGGGGCATGGGAGGTGCGGGTCGCCCGCACGAAGGAGGAGCGCGATCTCCTCTGGCTCGGACGTAAGTCGGCTTTCGGGGCGATGGGACGACTGGCACCCAACTATTATCTCGTCGATACGACCGTGCCGCGGACGAAATTGCCTGCGACTATGCGGCGAGTCGAGGAACTCAGTCGGGAATACCGGCTGTCGATCGCCAACGTCTTCCATGCGGGCGATGGGAACCTCCATCCGCTGGTACTGTTCGATCGGCAAAGACCAGGCGAGGTCGAGCGCGTTCTGGAGTGCACGACCGAAATCCTGCGCTACTGTGTGGATGCCGGAGGGACATTGTCCGGCGAGCACGGGATCGGCTTCGAAAAGCGCGATTACATGACGCTGGTCTTCACGACCGAAGACTTGTGTGCGATGGCTGGCTTGAAGCGAAGCTTCGATCCGCGTGAACTCTTCAACCCGGAGAAAGTGTTGCCCACCGGTTTCCGCTGTGGTGAGGTGGCTGCGTTGCGGCAGCAGGCGATCGCTCAGCGGCTCGGCTTGGAGTACGTGTGAGGGAGCGGGATGACCGGGACGACGCGACTCGCGCCAGGAGTGGCCATGGAGCGTCTCGCTGAACTGGGCGCTCCCCACGATCCCCGTGCCTATCGTGTGGATGGCCTCGAGCCTCTGGTCGCCCTTGCCCCCGAGACACCGGAAGCGGTCGCTGAGGCACTGGCCGTCTGTGCTGCGGCCGGACTGGTTGTCATTCCCTGGGGCGGCGGTCGGCAGATGGGGTTGGGGAACCTCCCTGAGCGATACGATGTCGCCCTCGATGTGCGGTCGCTGAGCGCGATCACGCATTACGAGCCAGACGACCTGACGATCGCTGTCCAAGCGGGGCGGAGCATCGCCAGCCTCAGCAGCGAACTGGCGGCTCATGGGCAGATGCTGCCGATCGAGGCGGCTGACCCGGAACGTGTCACCATCGGTGGCCTGGTCGCCACCGGAATCGGTTGCCCGCGGCGCTTTGGGTACGGGAGCTTGCGCGATCTGATCATCGGCATCACCGTGGCGTTGCCGGACGGGACGCTGGCGCGCGGTGGCGGCATCGTCGTCAAGAACGTCTCGGGTTATGACATGATGCGGCTCCACTTCGGCGCGCTCGGTTCGCTCGGGGTGATCATCCAGGCCAACTTCAAGGTCCTTCCGGCGCCGGAAGCGCAGCGGACGCTGCTTCTCTCCTTCCGGGAATCGGATCAGTCGGCTGCCGCCGCCCTCACCCTGCGCACTTCGCAGCTCGCGCCGACTGCGCTCGTCGTGCTCGCGCCGCCAGTAGCCAAGCGGCTCGCCGATCTGGAGCGCTGGGTGTTGGCCGCACGCTGCGAGGGACCGGAGGGAGCGGTCGAGCGCCAAGTCGAGCGCCTGCGTGCGAGCGTGGAGACAGCGAGCGGCGAGTCGGTCGTGCTCGATGACCGCAAGACGCTGGCCTTCTGGTCGTCGGTGCAGGGAGAACTGGAAGCGACGCCGTTCGATCGCGAACTTCGGGTGCGGATCGGCGAGTTGCCGTCCCGGCTCGGCGAACTGGCAGCGCAGCTCGAGCGCCGTTATGGCAGCGCACTGCGCAGCCTCGTCCTCGACAGCGGGAGCGGATTGGCCTACGTGACGGTCAGTGGAGAGCCGGTCGAGCTCCGTGCTTTCTGGGGTGAACTGCGCGAGCTGGGCCGACACGCGACGCTCCTAGGTGCGCCGATCGAGGTCAAGGCAGGAGAGGATGTCTTCGGGCGACATCCGGAGGGAATCCCGGTGATGCGCCGACTCAAGGAGACGTTCGACCCCGAGCGCATCCTCAACCGCGGGCGATTCATCGCCCATCTCTGAGCATGGAGCGAGGAGGCATCGATGACAACGGCATCGGCACCGGCGCGCCTGCGTGGTTTCAGTGGTCGGGATGCGCCGTCGTACGACGCGATCCGGAAGTGCGTCCATTGTGGTTTCTGCCTGCCGTCTTGCCCGACCTACCGGGTCACCTGGCGAGAGCGCTCCTCACCGCGCGGCCGGATCTGGCTCATGAAGTCGGTCGCCGAGGGACGACTGGATCTGCTCGATCCCGTGTTCGCTGAGGAAATGCAGCTGTGCCTCAATTGTCGAGCGTGCGAGGCCGTATGCCCGAGCGGCGTGCATTACGGCGAGATCCTCGAAGCATCGCGCGCCCAACTCGTGCAGCATCGCGAGCAGTCATGGCGCGAGCGACTCTTCCGTCTCGCTGGTTTCCGCATTCTCCTGGGCGACATGCGTCGCTTCCGAGCGGCGAACGCACTCCTGCGCTGGTACCAGCGCAGCCCCCTCCGGCCGCTGGTTCGTCGCAGCGGTGTCCTGCGGCTGCTCGGTTTGGAGCAGGCTGAGGCGTTACTTCCGGCTATCGCGGATCGCTTCGTCGTGGCTGATGGGCGTTTCGTGCCGGCCCAAGGGGAGCGGCGTGGCCGGGTGGCGCTCTTCACCGGTTGCGTGATGAGCACTGCGTATGCGCACGTGCACGAGGCGACGATCCGCGTCTTGACCCGCAACGGCTTCGATGTCGTGCTCGTTTCTGGACAGCAATGTTGTGGTGCGCTGCATGTGCACAGCGGCGAGCCGGAGTTGGGTCGCCGGCTCGCGCGACAGAACATCGAGGCGCTGGAGTCACCGTACCTCGATGCGATCATCGTCAATGCTGCTGGTTGCGGCGCAATGCTGAAAGAATACCCAGCGCTATTGCGGCAGGATCATGACTATGCTGAGCGAGCTCGACAGCTGGCTGGAAAGGTCCGCGACGTGCTCGAGTTCCTCGTCGAACGCGGCCTCACGGCACAACCGGGTCCCTTGCCCTGGACCGTGACGTACCAGGAACCATGCCATTTGGCGCATGCGCAGCGGATCACTCAACAACCACGTGTCCTGCTGCGCACCATTCCCCAGCTGCGACTCGTCGAGATGGCCGAATCGGCGCTCTGCTGCGGTTCGGCCGGTATCTATAACCTCTTGCAACCGGACATGGCGTCGACGCTCTTGGCGCGCAAGCTGGACAACGCGTTGGCTACCGGCGCGGACGTCATCGTCTCAGCCAATCCCGGGTGTATGCTCCAGCTGGAGGCTGGACTCCGGGCGCGCGGCGTGCGCCTCCCCGTCCTCCATTTGGTGGAAGTGCTGGATCGGGCTTACGCGGCGGCGGAAGGCAGGCCGGCTGACATTCTGGCAGCGGTCGCTGACTGATCGCCTGCGCAGCTCTCGTGCCATCGTAAGGAGCGCTCGGTGGTGCGTCGCGGACTCGGACGCTCGTTCCTCTTCGTTTGGCTCGCTTTCATGCTCTCTGCGTTGCCGGCTCACGCGCAAGAAGGAAACGGCGCCATCAGTGGCCGGGTGCAGAACGGGACGGCTGGTGGTGGACCGGTCAGCAGCCTCACGGTGACTCTGCGCCACTTCGCTGGGATGCAATTGGCCGAGGAGCGGCAGACGCAGACTGGCCCCGACGGATCGTTCCGCTTCGATGGGTTACCGACCAGCCCGCAGGACGCCTACCTGGTGGTCGTCCGCTATGCGGGTGTGGACTACGTCAGCGGCATGGTGCAACTCCACCAGCAACCGGAGCAGACGGTCGATCTCACGGTCTACGAAACCACCACGGATCCCAGTGCAATGCGGATCGCCTCGCGCTCGCTCGTCATCGCTGGTGCGTCACCGGAGTTGAGGGCGGTCGATATCATGGACATCCTCATCGTCGAGAATAGTGGTGACCGCACGTATCTCGGGGATCGATCCGGTGTCGTCCTGCGCATACCGTTGCCCCGAGGGGCGCAAGAGATCAGTCCGCAACCAGGATTCGATTACGGCCAGCCACGACTGGAGGATGGTGTGCTCCTGACAACCGGTCCGCTCCCACCTGGCTCGCAGACGGTCGTCTTGAGCTATACCGTCCCTTACGAGGGAACGCGGGCGACGCTCTCCATCGGAACCGCGATGCCGACCAGCACGCTCCGTGTCCTGGTGCGGGACGGGACCTACCGTCTCAGCTCGCGCAGCTTGATCGACACGGGCACGGTCGAAGTGAGTGGCGTGACCTATCGTGTCTTGGCGGTCGATGCGCCAGTCGTCGGCGATATGCACGTCGTCCAGGTGAGTGGACTGCCACGTACCGGCTTGCTCTTCGATCTTCCTACCGGACCGATCATCGCGCTGGTAGTCGGTCTCGCTGGACTCGTCGCGGCAGCAGTGTTGACCGTGATCGTTCTTCGCCGACGCCGCGTGGGAACAGAAACGAGTCGAGCGGCCATCGACGAGCGGCTGCAACTTGCCGCTGAACTCAATCGGTTGGACGAAGCACGGGCAGCGGGCGAACTCGACGAGACGGCGTACCAGGAGCAGCGATCAGCTGTCCTGGCACGCTTGCGTCAGCTCGTCGCCCGCGAGCAGGGTGTCGAGAGGAGTGGCTGACTGTGAAACGATCGGTTCGTGCGGAGGATCTTGCGCTTCTCCAGCTGGCGAGCGATGCGCAGATCGCACCAGATGCGAGCGCTGTCGCCTATGTCGTGACGACGATGGATCTGGAAGCGGATCGGTATCGCTCGGCGATCTGGCTCGCGCGGACCGATGGCTCACCACCGCGCCGGTTCACGAGCGGAACGCATCGCGACACGATGCCGCGCTGGTCACCGAGCGGTGAGGAACTGGCTTTCCTGTCCGATCGCACCGGTAGCGACCAGTTGTGGGTGATTCCGCGGAATGGTGGTGAGGCGCGGCAGCTGACGAACTTCGTGGAGCCGGTGACCGGCTTTGCCTGGTCCCCGGATGGGCAACGCATCGCTGTCGTGACGCGTGCGCAACAGGCAGAGGGCAAGGTCGATCCGGAAACCGACGTCGTCCGCTTGACGCGACTCCGCTACCGCTTCGATGGCCAGCGGGGTTTTCTCCACGAGCGACGGAGCCATATCTGGGTCGTCGACCTGCGAACAGGGACGCTGGAACGCGCGACCGATGGTGACTGGGACGATGACTGGCCAGCCTGGTCACCGGATGGCTCGCAGCTCGTCTTCACATCCAATCGCACTGAGGAGCGCGAGTGGAATGCTGCGAGCGAGCTCTGGCTCCTCCGCTTCGATGCGGCGGGCCGCACTGTCGATCTCTCCTGTGTCACCGGCGGACCATCGGCAGCGTTCGGGCGACCGAGTTGGTCGCCGGATGGGCGACTCATCGCTGCTGTCGGTCACTTCGAGTCCTGGGCGGGCTCGGCACGGCACAAGCGACTGTGGGTGATGACGCCGGACGGGAACGAGCGCTGGAACCTCTCCGCTGACTTCGACGCGACCCTCGAGGATAGCTTGCTCACCGACGCGTTCGGACCGTCGAAGCCGGGACTGCTCTGGTCGCCGGATGGTCGCTGGATCTTCACCCAGGTGAGCGAGCAGGGGGCGGTCCGCCTCTACCGGTTTCCGGTCAGTGGCGGTGCCCCGGAGTGCATCATCGGTGGTGCACGGCGCGTGCTCGACTTCAGCTTGAGCGCTGATGGGCGCTGGATCGCGGCGGTGATCGCGGGTCCGGTCGATCCGGGATCGGTTTGGCTGATGGCAGCAGACGGGAGCTCGAGCCGATGCCTGGCCGATCCCAACGCGGCCTGGAAAGAGGAGGTCGAAATCCTCGGCCCGGAGGAAATGTGGGTGTCGAGCCCAGTCGACGGGCGTCCCATCCATGCGTGGGTTCTCCGGCCTGCGAACGCTGGCGATGAGCGGGTGCCACTCGTCTTGTCGATCCATGGCGGGCCGCACGGAATGTACGGGTGGGCCTATTGTCACGAGTTCCAGGTTCTCGCGGCGGAAGGGTACGGAGTGGTCTACGCGAACCCGCGCGGGAGTCAGGGGTACGGAGAGACGTTTCTGGCGTGCACGCGCGGAGCCTGGGGCGAGGCCGATATGCCCGACCTCATGGCGGTCGTCGACGCGGTCCTCGCCCAAGGGTGGGCGGACCCGGGGCGTCTCGGCGTCTGCGGCGGCTCGTATGGCGGGTACATGACGAACTGGATCATCGGCCATACCGACCGTTTCCGCGCGGCGGTCTCCATGCGATGCGTTTCTGAACTCGTGAGTATGTATGGGACGAGCGATATCGGCGTCTACTTCAGCGAATGGGAAATCGGTGCGACCCCGTGGGACGATCCGGAGCGGTACCGCCGTCTTTCTCCGCTCACGTACGCGCCGAATATCCGCACGCCGCTTCTGCTCCTGCACGCTGAGGAAGACTGGCGCTGCCCGATCGCGCAGGCTGAGCAACTCTTCACCTGGCTGCGCCGCTTGGGGCGCACGGTCGAACTCGTCCGCTTCCCGGGTGAAGGTCACAACCTGACTCGAAGCGGCCGGCCACGTCACCGGCTCGAGCACCTCGAGCACGAGTTGCGCTGGTTCCGGACGTATCTCTAGAGCGCTTCAGCGCGGCTCCGAGCTGCGACTCTCGACGCGCTCGATGATTTCCCGGCCGCGCTGGATGACGGCTTTGGCGAGTTGGTCCGAAAGACGATGCAGGTTGACCCAGCGCTCCAAGAGGCTCACCGGATCGTGACGGGAGGACCGTTCGAGTTCGACGCGGGGACGCGCGACGCGTTCGGTCTGTACCGTGATACCGGCGACGTGTGCGGCGCCCAACTCGCTGAGCCAGCGCCGCACCTCGAGGGGACGAATGGCTGCCGCGCGCTCTGGGGTCGTGGTGATGGTGACGCGGACGATCGCCTCCGGGATCAGCGTCGCGTGCCGCTCGAGTGCGCGGCGGATCTCGTCCATCGGTGTGTCGGTCAGAATGTCGAGACGGAATGTGCGCATCGGGCGGGTACGGAGCGGCCGAAACTCCCAGCTGACGTCGCGCGGGTATGGTCCAGCGGCGATCCGGACCGCGACGTAGCCTTTGTCCTCGCGCTCCTCTCCAAAATCGATCCGCTCGACGCTACCGGCATACACCACGGGTGGCCGCTCGTGGAGCACTTGATGCGAATGGAGATGGCCGAGCGCGACGTAATCGATGGGAGCGCTGTTCAACCCGAGCTCGTCGAGTCCGAAGAGCGGGTCGTTACCGAGGATCACGCTGCGTTCGCTCCCGAAGCGTCCGCCTTCCATCGAGAGGTGACCGAGGAAAACCGCCGGGGTCGCTGCGTCGAGTGCAGCGAGGAGGGGAGCCAGCGCAGACGCGATGACTTCCTTGTAGCGACGCTCCAATTCCGGAGTGCCGGCCTCGCGAAGCGCATCGTCGGCCAGCAGGAGACGGGGTGGTATCCAGGGCAGCGCGACAACCTGGAGTGGGCCGCTCGGGGTCGCGATGGTGAACCGCTCCGGCCGGTTGGCGACGATGACGCCGGGTAGACGCAGTGCAGCGTAGATATCGATCGGTGTCGAACGCACCACGCTGCGTGGCCGGTCATGGTTTCCGACGAGGAGCACGATCGGGATTCCCGCAGCGAGGAGGCGCTGGATGCGCTCGGCAAAGCGGCGCTGAAGGGTCGGGCTCGGCTCGGCGTGTTTGAACGCATCGCCGGCGAAAAGGACGGCATCGAACCGCTCCTCGATCGCCGCATCGATGATCTGATCGAAGGCGTCGAGAAAGTCCTGGATGCGGGAGCTATGGCCGAGATCCGGACGGAACTGCCCGTGCGTCTCGACGCCCAGATGCAGATCAGCGAAGTGGATCAGGCGAAGCATCGTCTCTGCCTTCAGGTCACTGGCCGAGGAGCAGCCGCAGATGGCGCTCGTCGTCCATCGTCTTTCCCCAACCGCGAACCAACGCGAGGATCTCCTCGCGTCGATACTGTCGGGTGCGGATGGCGACCGGCATGCGCACCGCGTGTCCGACGATGACGCATTCCTGGCGTGGACTGAGATTGGCGAGGAGGCTGCGGAGGCCGGAACGGTCGGCGACGCCGGTCAAGACAGCCTCGATATCGTGCTGGTCGCTGAGCGGCCCGATCACCTTGGTGCCCAGCTGGGAGAGGATCTCGCGATCGATGCTGGAGGGACGCTGATCGACGATGAGCAAGGTAACGCGATACTTGCGCATTTCCCGCGCGATGGTGCCGAAGATCGACTGCCGAGCAGCTTCGGGGGTGAGGAACTTGTGCGCTTCTTCGAGGACGATGACCAGTGGCCGCAGGTTGCTTTGCCCACCCGCTTGCTGTGCCTCGAGAACATCTTCGGTGTAGCGATCGTGAATCCGGCGAGTGAGCAGGTTGGCGACCAGCATGTAGTCGAGGAACGAGTCGCAGCGACCGAACTGGACGATGATATGGGTACCCCGCTGCAGCTTGCCGATGATCTCGTCGATGACGGACGTATCGAGTGTCTCGCAGATATAGGGCCGTTTGGCCAAGCGATCCAGTTTGGCTCGCAAGGCATTGACCGAGGCTTCAGCGACACCAGTGCTCGCGCAGAACTCTTTGACTGCTTCGGTATCGAATTCCAAGGTCTGGCGGATCCACTGCGGCCCGTAGCGTGCCCGCAGGTGATGCGCGACCGTGGCGAAGGTCGGGTTGAGATTGAGCTCCTCCGCCAAGAGTTCGATGTCATCCGGTTCGATCTGATCGAGGCCGATCTGGATCGTGCGGGCGCTCGCACTCCGCTCCGTCCGATCGTCGAGCGTGTAGATCTGGACCCGCGATGGTCCGAAGAGCTCGAGCAAGCCGACTAGTTCGGGCTGATCAGTCGGGGCGCGAGCATATTCGTTGTGCATGTCGAAGAGCAAGATCGAGACCTGGTCGGCCAGGACGAGGCCAACGAGGAGTAGGCGAGTCAGCACGCTCTTGCCGCTACCGCTCTGCCCGAAGACGCCATTGGAGCGCTTGACCAGCTCGGCCAAGTCGAGCGGGACCGGGATCTCCATCGCCGGTGGTGTGCCGAGCGCGAAGTGCGTGCTGTCCTCCTGGCCGAACACGAGCGCGAAATCGTCCGCCGTGGCCTGACGCAAGCGTGCGAAGTGGGGCGGAATGCTGCGTGCAGGTTGTGGCTGGTCGCTTTCCGGCTCGAGAACGAGCGAGGGCCGAATCTCGGCGGTGGCATAGGCGTGTGTCCCGCGCACGATGCGACTGAGGAAGGGGGAGCGGATCGGTGGATCAGCCAGCAAGGCGGCATCGGTCGTGTCGAGCGAGAGATCGGTGATCATGCCGAAGTAGCGGCGCTCGATGCCCTCGATGACGACGAAACTACCCACGCGCAAACGCTCGACGGCAGCCGGGTCGAGGAGCCGGACGCGGAGTCCCTGACTGAATCGGCCATCGGTCACGACACCGAGGAACGCGTTGTCGCTGACGTGGTCGGTGACGTGGGCGTTGTGCTGGCCGTCGAGGCTCATGATCCTCGTCCGTTCGCGTTCTGACGCGCTCGCGCCCCGGATTGTACCATGGAAAAGAACTCGATCGGTGGAGACGAGCAGGATGCTGGATAACGAATGGGAAACGTTAGCTGAACTTCTCAAAGCGCCAGTCGATCCGAGTCGACGCGTCCTGGCTGGTCCCGTCGGCCGCCTGCAGGCACTGCATTGGATCACCCGTGCGGCGACGAGCAGTCTCGACCTCGACGAGATGCTCTCGACCGTCACGCGGGTTTTGCGCGAGACGATGCGTGTCGATTCCTGCGGTGTTTTCCTCTATGACGAGTCCTCTGGCACCTTGACCTTGCGCGCGGTCGATGGCGTGGCACCGGACCGTCCTGGCGGGTTCACGCTGCCGCTCGGGGTCGGTATCACCGGTCAGGCAGCGCTCACGCGCCGGCTGCAGATCGCCTTCGATGCGCCGCGTCATCCAGCCTATGTCGATTATCCGCACGTGGACGATCGACCGTTCGCCAGCCAGGTTTCCGTCCCGCTCATCGCCCGTCAGCCGGGAAGGTTGCTCGGCGTTCTCAACGTGCTGACGCTGGAACCGCGCGAGTTCTGGCCCGAGGAGATCGATTTCCTGGAAACGGCTGCTGGGGAAATCGCCATCGCGATCGAGAACGCGCTGCTGTACCAGGAGACGGATGCCGAGCTGCGCCGTCGGATCGCGCAACTCGAGCTCTTGCAGCAGCTCTGGCGCGCAGTCGCTTCGACGCTCGATCTCGATGAACTTTTGGGGACGATCGCGGATCGCGCGCTCGAGTTGTCGGGTGCTCGCGGGGTGGCGATCTTCCGACAGTCGCGTGCCTCGGGTGGCGAACTCGAACTCTTGCGGGCTGCGCCGGTGGAACTGGCGACCCGGCTCACTGAGGGCTTGGAAACGGTCTTTCGTCAGGTCGTCCAGGAAGTGCTCGATAGCGGCGCTGCAGTCTGGCGCGACCCGCTCGCCGACCAGCTCGCTCTCTATGCGCTGCC
Protein-coding regions in this window:
- a CDS encoding sensor histidine kinase is translated as MLDNEWETLAELLKAPVDPSRRVLAGPVGRLQALHWITRAATSSLDLDEMLSTVTRVLRETMRVDSCGVFLYDESSGTLTLRAVDGVAPDRPGGFTLPLGVGITGQAALTRRLQIAFDAPRHPAYVDYPHVDDRPFASQVSVPLIARQPGRLLGVLNVLTLEPREFWPEEIDFLETAAGEIAIAIENALLYQETDAELRRRIAQLELLQQLWRAVASTLDLDELLGTIADRALELSGARGVAIFRQSRASGGELELLRAAPVELATRLTEGLETVFRQVVQEVLDSGAAVWRDPLADQLALYALPMITGRRAVGALCLVYSAGRPRPIQTGLLHAFTDTAAIAIENAELYEEARRGLTRASALLRELHHRVRNNLQTVAALLSLQARRAGPEARAVLQDAVSRIRSLTVVHDLLSGRELPEVSLTELARIVVTQAVHSLYGDELAVEWSVEGEEVTVSSRQTTVLALLLNEFVTNAVRHGFADGPGHLVVRIQREGDRALLEVEDDGRGLPSDFDPLRGRGLGLQIARTLVEVDLRGDLEMRSGARGGTVVRVRFVPEGRVAATQPVS
- a CDS encoding ATP-binding protein encodes the protein MSLDGQHNAHVTDHVSDNAFLGVVTDGRFSQGLRVRLLDPAAVERLRVGSFVVIEGIERRYFGMITDLSLDTTDAALLADPPIRSPFLSRIVRGTHAYATAEIRPSLVLEPESDQPQPARSIPPHFARLRQATADDFALVFGQEDSTHFALGTPPAMEIPVPLDLAELVKRSNGVFGQSGSGKSVLTRLLLVGLVLADQVSILLFDMHNEYARAPTDQPELVGLLELFGPSRVQIYTLDDRTERSASARTIQIGLDQIEPDDIELLAEELNLNPTFATVAHHLRARYGPQWIRQTLEFDTEAVKEFCASTGVAEASVNALRAKLDRLAKRPYICETLDTSVIDEIIGKLQRGTHIIVQFGRCDSFLDYMLVANLLTRRIHDRYTEDVLEAQQAGGQSNLRPLVIVLEEAHKFLTPEAARQSIFGTIAREMRKYRVTLLIVDQRPSSIDREILSQLGTKVIGPLSDQHDIEAVLTGVADRSGLRSLLANLSPRQECVIVGHAVRMPVAIRTRQYRREEILALVRGWGKTMDDERHLRLLLGQ
- a CDS encoding metallophosphoesterase family protein, whose amino-acid sequence is MLRLIHFADLHLGVETHGQFRPDLGHSSRIQDFLDAFDQIIDAAIEERFDAVLFAGDAFKHAEPSPTLQRRFAERIQRLLAAGIPIVLLVGNHDRPRSVVRSTPIDIYAALRLPGVIVANRPERFTIATPSGPLQVVALPWIPPRLLLADDALREAGTPELERRYKEVIASALAPLLAALDAATPAVFLGHLSMEGGRFGSERSVILGNDPLFGLDELGLNSAPIDYVALGHLHSHQVLHERPPVVYAGSVERIDFGEEREDKGYVAVRIAAGPYPRDVSWEFRPLRTRPMRTFRLDILTDTPMDEIRRALERHATLIPEAIVRVTITTTPERAAAIRPLEVRRWLSELGAAHVAGITVQTERVARPRVELERSSRHDPVSLLERWVNLHRLSDQLAKAVIQRGREIIERVESRSSEPR